In Dehalococcoidia bacterium, a single window of DNA contains:
- the dtd gene encoding D-aminoacyl-tRNA deacylase, producing MRAVLQRVACASVEVEGERVAAIGRGLLILLGVARGDTEAEARKLAQKAAELRIFPDQEGKFNLSLLDIDGEALVVSQFTLLADVRRGRRPSFQEAAPPEEAAPLVETFARHLQELGVPTQMGRFGAYMRVELVNDGPVTIVLDSQELERPRRWRPRPPNTEDLG from the coding sequence ATGCGGGCCGTCCTGCAGCGGGTGGCGTGCGCCTCGGTGGAGGTGGAGGGGGAGAGAGTAGCGGCCATCGGCCGTGGCCTCCTCATCCTCCTGGGGGTGGCCAGGGGCGACACCGAGGCAGAGGCCCGCAAGCTGGCCCAAAAGGCAGCCGAGTTGCGCATCTTCCCCGACCAGGAGGGGAAGTTCAACCTCTCCCTCCTGGACATAGATGGGGAGGCCTTGGTGGTGAGTCAATTCACCCTGCTGGCCGATGTGCGCCGCGGGCGCCGCCCCAGCTTCCAGGAGGCGGCGCCCCCAGAGGAAGCCGCCCCCCTGGTGGAGACCTTCGCCCGCCACCTGCAGGAGCTGGGGGTCCCCACCCAGATGGGGCGGTTCGGGGCCTACATGCGGGTGGAGCTGGTAAACGATGGGCCAGTGACCATCGTCCTGGACTCCCAGGAGCTGGAGCGGCCGCGCCGATGGCGACCCAGGCCACCCAATACGGAGGACCTGGGCTGA
- a CDS encoding FmdB family zinc ribbon protein codes for MPIYEYLCSQGHRYERWESFSAPAEQECPHCGGQARRLFSPPAIIFKGPGFYSTDNRRDGGRAEERGQEKEEAKTEE; via the coding sequence GTGCCTATCTACGAGTACCTCTGTAGCCAAGGACACCGCTACGAGCGGTGGGAGAGCTTCAGCGCTCCGGCAGAGCAGGAGTGTCCCCACTGCGGGGGGCAGGCGCGTCGCCTCTTCAGCCCCCCAGCCATCATCTTCAAGGGTCCCGGCTTCTACAGCACCGATAACCGGCGGGACGGCGGCCGCGCGGAGGAGAGGGGCCAGGAGAAAGAAGAGGCCAAGACTGAGGAATAG
- a CDS encoding ROK family protein has product MGGPSYLGAIDLGATKVFSLVATPEGRILGKDRRPTFASRGPRAVLAQLESSLRASLRRAHLSLRELGAVGIASPGPIDLAAGVVRHPPNLPGWGALPLRRLMEERLGLPVVLENDATAAAVGEHIFGAGRGARHMVYVTVSTGIGGGIIVDGKPYRGKGGAAGELGHIILQVDGPLCGCGARGCVEALASGTAIARRARELMGQGRAPVLTEMAEGQEVTAALVAKAAKAGDRDCQALLEEVGRLLGLALASYANAFDPDVIVVGGGVTRAGPLFWRPARRTLMTTAMPQIRRGLRLLRARLGDAAGALGMVAIIGQEPA; this is encoded by the coding sequence GTGGGGGGCCCATCTTATTTGGGGGCCATCGACCTGGGGGCCACCAAGGTCTTCTCCCTGGTGGCCACCCCTGAGGGTCGCATCCTGGGCAAGGACCGTCGACCCACCTTTGCCTCCCGCGGCCCGCGGGCTGTCCTCGCCCAGTTGGAGAGCTCCCTGCGGGCCTCCCTGCGGCGTGCCCATCTTAGCCTAAGGGAGCTGGGGGCGGTGGGCATCGCCTCCCCAGGGCCCATCGACCTGGCGGCAGGGGTGGTGCGCCATCCCCCCAACCTCCCCGGATGGGGGGCGTTGCCCTTGAGGCGCCTCATGGAGGAGAGGCTGGGCCTGCCTGTGGTGCTGGAGAACGATGCCACGGCTGCGGCGGTGGGGGAGCACATCTTCGGTGCCGGCCGTGGGGCGAGGCACATGGTCTATGTCACCGTCAGCACCGGCATCGGTGGGGGCATCATCGTAGACGGGAAGCCCTACCGGGGCAAGGGAGGGGCGGCGGGGGAGCTGGGGCACATCATCCTCCAGGTGGATGGCCCCCTGTGCGGATGCGGGGCCCGTGGATGTGTTGAGGCGTTAGCATCGGGCACGGCCATCGCCAGGCGCGCCCGGGAGCTAATGGGGCAAGGCCGTGCTCCCGTCCTTACCGAAATGGCCGAGGGGCAAGAGGTAACGGCCGCCCTGGTGGCCAAGGCGGCTAAGGCCGGCGACAGGGACTGTCAAGCCCTCCTTGAGGAGGTGGGCAGGCTTCTTGGGCTGGCCCTAGCGAGCTACGCTAACGCCTTCGACCCTGACGTCATAGTGGTGGGAGGTGGGGTGACCAGGGCCGGCCCCCTCTTCTGGCGGCCGGCCAGGCGCACCCTTATGACCACCGCCATGCCCCAGATAAGGCGAGGACTACGCCTCCTGCGGGCCCGCCTAGGGGACGCCGCCGGCGCCCTCGGCATGGTGGCCATCATAGGCCAGGAGCCGGCCTAG
- a CDS encoding DsbA family oxidoreductase: MGFGEGDLERYVGLEGGRCWTPVPRGGRASSPRQGRGDVMRVRVVSDYICPWCYIGSARAQRLAQELGLELEPWPYELMPHLPPDGLPREVALGRRYPEAHNLRLQMEAASEGLPFVPPVWMPNTRLAHEAVQFAMEVGKGWPMHRALYEAYWGRGEDIGRLEVVVAIAQGLGLDGAALARALEEGRYHRLVEEKQDWARGQGIAGVPTFLFGDSGFALVGAQDYDTFRRVAQRFLEMSKG; the protein is encoded by the coding sequence GTGGGTTTCGGTGAGGGTGACCTGGAGAGGTATGTGGGCCTGGAGGGGGGAAGGTGCTGGACGCCCGTGCCCCGGGGTGGCCGGGCCAGCTCGCCCCGCCAGGGCAGGGGGGACGTCATGAGGGTGCGCGTAGTGTCCGATTATATCTGCCCGTGGTGCTACATCGGCTCCGCCCGTGCCCAGCGGCTGGCCCAGGAGCTGGGGCTGGAGCTGGAGCCCTGGCCCTACGAGCTTATGCCCCATCTCCCGCCTGACGGATTGCCTAGGGAGGTGGCCCTGGGCCGGCGCTATCCCGAGGCCCACAACCTACGCCTGCAGATGGAGGCTGCCAGCGAAGGTCTCCCCTTCGTCCCTCCCGTCTGGATGCCCAACACCCGTCTGGCCCATGAGGCGGTGCAGTTCGCCATGGAGGTGGGGAAGGGTTGGCCCATGCACCGGGCCCTCTACGAGGCCTACTGGGGGCGGGGGGAGGACATAGGGCGGCTAGAGGTGGTGGTGGCCATCGCCCAAGGGTTGGGGCTGGACGGCGCCGCCCTGGCCCGCGCCCTGGAGGAGGGCCGTTACCATCGGTTGGTGGAGGAGAAGCAGGACTGGGCCAGGGGGCAGGGCATCGCTGGCGTCCCCACTTTCCTATTTGGTGACTCGGGCTTCGCCCTAGTCGGGGCCCAGGACTACGATACCTTCCGCCGGGTGGCCCAGAGGTTCCTCGAGATGAGTAAGGGGTAA
- the groL gene encoding chaperonin GroEL (60 kDa chaperone family; promotes refolding of misfolded polypeptides especially under stressful conditions; forms two stacked rings of heptamers to form a barrel-shaped 14mer; ends can be capped by GroES; misfolded proteins enter the barrel where they are refolded when GroES binds), producing the protein MAKQLLFDEAARQALKNGIDALADAVKITLGPKGRNVVLEKKFGSPTITNDGVTIAKDIELEDPFENIGAQLAKEVASKTNDIAGDGTTTATVLAQAIVHEGLKNVAAGANPMALKRGIEKACQRVVDYIKANSIPVTTRQQMSQVAAISANNDPAIGELVGEVMEKVGKDGVITVEEAKGIKTEVEYVEGMNFDRGYISPYFITNPERMECVIEEPYILITDKKLSSVNDILPALERVLQAGSKNILIICDDMEGEALATLVVNKLRGTLNACAVKAPGFGERRKDNLGDIATITGGQVISEELGRRLDQVQLSDFGRARKVVVTKEETTIIEGRGDPQKIQERIKAVKAALEEATSDWDREKLQERLGKLSGSVAVIKVGAATETELKEKKHRVEDAVQATRAAVEEGIVPGGGVTYINALESLKDLQLEDPDEMTGVNILRRALEEPARRIAINAGQDGSVIVQKIKALPKGHGYDAQLDEFGDMVAKGIIDPAKVTRSALENAVSIAAMVLTTNCLVAEVPEKKKEERHEHEY; encoded by the coding sequence ATGGCCAAGCAGCTTTTGTTCGACGAAGCGGCGCGTCAGGCCCTTAAGAACGGCATCGATGCCCTGGCCGACGCGGTGAAGATCACCCTGGGCCCCAAAGGCCGCAATGTGGTGCTGGAGAAGAAGTTCGGTTCCCCCACCATCACCAACGATGGCGTGACCATCGCCAAGGACATCGAGCTGGAGGACCCCTTTGAGAACATAGGCGCCCAACTGGCCAAGGAGGTGGCCTCTAAGACCAACGACATCGCCGGCGACGGCACCACCACGGCCACCGTGCTGGCCCAGGCCATCGTACACGAGGGGCTGAAGAACGTAGCTGCGGGGGCCAACCCCATGGCCCTCAAGCGAGGCATCGAGAAGGCCTGCCAGCGGGTGGTGGACTACATCAAGGCCAACAGCATCCCCGTCACCACCCGCCAGCAGATGTCCCAGGTGGCGGCCATCTCCGCCAACAACGACCCCGCCATCGGCGAGCTGGTGGGGGAGGTGATGGAGAAGGTGGGCAAGGACGGGGTCATCACCGTGGAGGAGGCCAAGGGTATCAAGACAGAGGTGGAGTACGTCGAGGGGATGAACTTCGACCGCGGCTACATTTCCCCCTACTTCATCACCAACCCCGAGCGCATGGAGTGCGTCATAGAGGAGCCCTACATCCTCATCACCGACAAGAAGCTCTCCTCGGTGAACGACATCCTGCCTGCCCTGGAGCGGGTGCTGCAGGCGGGGTCGAAGAACATCCTCATCATCTGCGATGACATGGAGGGAGAGGCCCTGGCCACTCTGGTGGTCAACAAGCTGCGGGGCACCCTTAACGCCTGCGCCGTCAAGGCCCCGGGCTTTGGCGAGCGGCGCAAGGACAACCTGGGGGACATCGCCACCATCACTGGCGGCCAGGTCATCTCGGAGGAGCTGGGCCGCCGCCTGGACCAGGTCCAGCTGTCCGATTTCGGCCGGGCCCGCAAGGTGGTGGTGACCAAGGAGGAGACCACCATCATCGAGGGTCGCGGCGACCCCCAGAAGATCCAGGAGCGTATCAAGGCCGTAAAGGCTGCCCTGGAGGAGGCCACCTCCGACTGGGATCGGGAGAAGCTCCAGGAGCGGCTGGGCAAGCTCTCGGGGAGCGTGGCTGTTATCAAGGTGGGGGCAGCCACGGAGACGGAGCTTAAGGAGAAGAAGCACCGGGTGGAGGACGCCGTGCAAGCCACCCGGGCGGCGGTGGAGGAGGGCATCGTCCCTGGCGGCGGCGTCACTTATATCAACGCCCTGGAGAGCCTCAAGGACCTCCAGCTGGAGGACCCTGACGAGATGACCGGGGTCAACATCCTGCGGCGAGCCCTTGAGGAGCCAGCGCGCCGCATCGCCATCAACGCCGGCCAGGATGGCTCCGTCATCGTCCAGAAGATCAAGGCCCTGCCCAAGGGCCACGGCTACGATGCCCAGCTGGACGAGTTCGGCGACATGGTGGCGAAGGGGATCATCGACCCTGCCAAGGTGACCCGCTCCGCCCTGGAGAACGCCGTCTCCATCGCCGCCATGGTGCTCACCACCAACTGCCTGGTGGCTGAGGTGCCGGAGAAGAAGAAGGAGGAGCGTCACGAGCACGAGTACTGA
- a CDS encoding xanthine dehydrogenase family protein subunit M, giving the protein MRPFAYFAPATLDEALETFRREGEGGRPLAGGTDLVVQLKEGGHKFPYPRYLVSVRRLPELRITEWRDGEGLRLGAAVTMAEVCRHPLVQEKYSVLVDGASLVGSWQTMNMATVGGNVCNAAPSADTASPLLVLGAKAHIVGLGGERVVPLEEFFLGPGRTVLSHGDILVELLIPPPPPRCGAAYARHTPRARMDIAVVGVAALLSLDEAGRVAEARIALGAVAPTPIRARRAEAALVGRLPTDEVLEEAARLAREECSPISDVRGSAAFRRYLVGAMTKRMLQEALARAGG; this is encoded by the coding sequence GTGAGGCCTTTTGCCTATTTTGCCCCCGCCACCTTGGATGAGGCCCTGGAGACCTTCCGCCGCGAAGGGGAAGGTGGGCGACCTCTGGCCGGGGGCACCGACTTAGTGGTCCAGCTGAAGGAAGGAGGCCACAAGTTCCCCTACCCGCGCTACCTGGTATCGGTGCGCCGCCTGCCTGAGCTTCGCATCACCGAGTGGCGAGATGGTGAAGGCCTGCGCTTGGGGGCAGCGGTGACCATGGCCGAGGTTTGCCGTCACCCTCTGGTGCAGGAGAAGTACTCGGTGCTGGTGGACGGCGCCTCCCTGGTGGGGTCGTGGCAGACGATGAACATGGCCACCGTGGGGGGCAATGTGTGCAATGCCGCCCCCTCCGCCGATACGGCATCACCCCTCCTCGTCCTAGGGGCCAAGGCCCACATCGTCGGCCTGGGGGGAGAGAGGGTGGTGCCACTGGAGGAGTTCTTCCTGGGGCCGGGCAGAACGGTGCTAAGCCATGGGGACATCTTGGTGGAGCTCCTGATCCCTCCCCCGCCTCCGCGCTGCGGGGCGGCATATGCCCGCCACACCCCCCGTGCCCGCATGGACATCGCCGTGGTGGGGGTGGCAGCCCTCCTATCCCTGGACGAGGCAGGGAGGGTAGCGGAGGCGCGCATCGCCCTGGGTGCTGTGGCCCCCACGCCCATCCGGGCGCGGCGAGCGGAGGCCGCCCTTGTGGGCCGCCTCCCCACTGACGAGGTGCTAGAGGAGGCCGCCCGCCTGGCCCGGGAGGAGTGCTCCCCCATCTCTGATGTGCGCGGGTCGGCCGCCTTCCGGCGCTACCTGGTGGGGGCCATGACCAAGAGAATGCTACAAGAGGCCCTGGCTCGAGCAGGAGGTTGA